One window of Mesorhizobium sp. WSM4904 genomic DNA carries:
- a CDS encoding benzoate/H(+) symporter BenE family transporter, with the protein MRISIPISAFVAAIVGFGGTLAIVIAAAKAVGATQIETASGVTAICLAMAIECLWLSWRTKMPVITAWSTPGLALIAASSGFTMPEAVGAFIVTGILLIATGLFKPLTRLIAMIPASVASGMLAGILVGFAVNAVKAIPADPWLILPLIAAFFVIRLFNPALSVLVVLIGGGLAAFLTGRVGGLPAPELSTLTLVVPQFTASAIVGLALPLYLVTMASQNLSGLAVLKAAGYHPEPGPLIGVTGLFSLLSAPFGASTTNLAAISAAICTGPDVHPDPAERWKTGPFYALAYLVFAIFGASLVAIFAVLPQSLIVLVAGLALMAPLANALSIALHDTGERMPATVTFAVTASGLTLFGVGAAFWGLVAGMVVLFLEKLKRR; encoded by the coding sequence ATGCGCATTTCCATCCCCATATCCGCCTTCGTCGCGGCGATCGTCGGCTTTGGCGGCACTTTAGCCATCGTCATCGCCGCGGCCAAGGCGGTCGGCGCCACGCAGATCGAGACCGCGAGCGGCGTGACGGCGATCTGCCTGGCCATGGCGATCGAATGCCTGTGGCTGTCCTGGCGCACCAAGATGCCGGTCATCACCGCCTGGTCGACGCCGGGACTGGCGCTGATTGCCGCCTCCAGCGGCTTCACCATGCCGGAAGCCGTCGGTGCCTTCATCGTCACCGGCATCCTTCTGATTGCCACCGGCCTGTTCAAGCCGCTGACCCGGCTGATCGCGATGATTCCGGCCTCGGTGGCTTCCGGCATGCTCGCCGGCATCCTGGTCGGCTTCGCCGTCAATGCGGTGAAGGCCATCCCCGCCGATCCGTGGCTGATCTTGCCGCTGATCGCCGCCTTCTTCGTCATCCGGCTGTTCAATCCGGCATTGTCTGTGCTGGTGGTGCTGATCGGCGGCGGCCTCGCCGCCTTCCTCACCGGCCGCGTCGGCGGCCTGCCGGCGCCTGAACTGTCGACACTGACACTGGTTGTGCCGCAGTTCACCGCCTCGGCTATCGTTGGGCTGGCCTTGCCGCTCTACCTCGTCACCATGGCCTCGCAAAACCTGTCCGGCCTCGCCGTCCTGAAAGCCGCCGGCTACCACCCGGAGCCCGGCCCGCTGATCGGCGTCACCGGGCTGTTTTCGCTGCTCTCGGCGCCGTTCGGCGCCTCGACCACCAATCTGGCGGCCATCTCGGCCGCGATCTGCACCGGCCCGGACGTCCATCCGGACCCCGCCGAGCGTTGGAAGACCGGGCCGTTCTATGCGCTCGCCTACCTGGTCTTTGCCATTTTCGGCGCTTCGCTGGTGGCGATCTTCGCCGTCCTGCCGCAGAGCCTGATCGTGCTGGTCGCCGGACTGGCGCTGATGGCACCTTTGGCCAACGCGCTGTCGATCGCTCTCCATGACACGGGCGAGCGCATGCCGGCCACCGTCACCTTCGCGGTGACCGCCTCGGGGCTGACGCTGTTCGGTGTCGGCGCCGCGTTTTGGGGCCTGGTTGCCGGAATGGTGGTGCT
- a CDS encoding alpha/beta hydrolase: protein MNASAPVFIDVDGAEIAVRQVPGSAPGIVWLGGYKSDMLGTKAEALSAWTAREGRAYLRHDYSGHGESGGDFADGTISQWLAESLAVFRRFSKGKQILVGSSMGAWIALRMVQELRKAGEDRVAGLVLLAPAPDFTIELIEPVLTKAQKRDLSKKGFFAEPSDYSDEPYIYTRALIEDGRANRVMAGPIDTHCPVHILQGLADPDVPSGHALKLAALLPADDVTLSLIPDGDHRLSRPEDLDMLLRAVGDMVKRVA from the coding sequence ATGAACGCCAGCGCACCAGTTTTCATCGACGTGGACGGGGCAGAGATCGCCGTCAGGCAGGTGCCGGGCTCGGCACCGGGCATCGTCTGGCTGGGCGGCTACAAGTCCGACATGCTGGGCACCAAGGCCGAGGCGCTGTCGGCCTGGACGGCCCGCGAAGGCCGCGCCTATCTGCGCCACGACTATTCCGGCCACGGCGAATCCGGCGGCGATTTCGCCGACGGCACGATCTCGCAATGGCTGGCCGAGAGCCTTGCCGTCTTCCGCCGCTTCAGCAAGGGCAAGCAGATCCTGGTCGGCTCCTCGATGGGGGCGTGGATAGCGTTGCGCATGGTTCAGGAACTGCGCAAGGCGGGCGAGGATCGCGTGGCCGGCCTCGTGCTGCTTGCGCCGGCGCCGGACTTCACGATCGAGCTGATCGAACCGGTGCTGACCAAGGCGCAGAAGCGCGATCTTTCGAAAAAGGGATTTTTCGCCGAACCGTCCGACTATTCGGACGAGCCCTATATCTACACGCGCGCGCTGATCGAGGACGGCCGGGCGAACCGGGTGATGGCCGGGCCGATCGACACCCACTGCCCGGTACACATCCTGCAGGGCCTGGCCGATCCCGACGTGCCGTCCGGCCATGCGCTGAAGCTCGCCGCGCTTTTGCCGGCCGACGACGTCACGCTGTCGCTGATTCCCGACGGCGATCATCGTCTGTCCCGCCCCGAGGATCTCGACATGCTGCTCCGCGCCGTCGGCGACATGGTCAAGCGGGTCGCTTGA